The following coding sequences lie in one Sulfuricurvum sp. genomic window:
- a CDS encoding UDP-2,3-diacylglucosamine diphosphatase → MKHSAFLKSHMSPKTLLPGAILIADAHCAPWRTSLIDFLHALDSGEITTPQLILMGDVFDMLYGPIPRTYGYNTEGLEILNRLSRRIEIFYLEGNHDFLMTDLLPHVEVVRREHQPLVMTYDGKNIALSHGDSAMGWGYELYTALIRSPLVLAVLRAIDTMGNGFIVSWLEKQMKRKSHCRSIENFKELIERRLSSFHLESIDVLIEGHFHQNQTFEIHGIQYINLAAFACNERYFSVQSIQNQPLLHEAVFRKEPL, encoded by the coding sequence ATGAAACACTCGGCATTCCTAAAATCGCATATGTCCCCTAAAACTCTCCTGCCGGGCGCGATTTTAATCGCCGATGCCCACTGCGCCCCTTGGCGTACCTCTCTTATCGATTTTCTTCATGCGCTTGATTCGGGTGAGATCACAACACCGCAACTGATTTTAATGGGCGATGTATTTGATATGCTTTACGGCCCCATACCGCGAACGTATGGATACAACACGGAAGGTCTAGAGATTCTCAATCGTTTGAGCAGACGAATCGAAATCTTCTATTTGGAAGGGAATCACGATTTTTTAATGACGGATTTGTTGCCTCATGTGGAAGTCGTCCGCCGTGAACATCAACCTCTGGTAATGACGTATGATGGGAAAAATATTGCCCTCTCACATGGGGATAGTGCCATGGGATGGGGATATGAGCTCTATACCGCACTGATTCGAAGCCCTTTAGTCTTAGCGGTCCTCCGAGCGATTGATACTATGGGTAACGGATTCATCGTATCATGGTTGGAAAAGCAGATGAAGCGAAAAAGCCATTGCCGGAGCATTGAGAATTTTAAAGAGCTGATTGAGAGACGACTGTCGTCATTTCACCTTGAATCGATAGATGTTTTGATTGAAGGGCATTTTCACCAAAATCAGACGTTCGAAATCCATGGTATTCAGTACATCAACCTCGCTGCTTTTGCTTGCAATGAAAGATACTTTAGTGTACAATCAATCCAAAATCAGCCGTTATTACACGAAGCAGTTTTTCGTAAGGAGCCCCTATGA
- the argC gene encoding N-acetyl-gamma-glutamyl-phosphate reductase translates to MKAINVGIIGVSGYTGLELVKMLVSHPIFTLTYCANTEGETTIAALHPSLAGVCDLSVDKVDLDRAAASCELIFLALPHKTAMQTAKGLLERGVKVVDLSADYRLSQENYEAFYCEHEDIENLSHAVYSIPELHGNRAEGAQLIANPGCHVTAALMALAPFLDQIDLGTPIFIDSKTGVSGAGKSPSAGTHYVSVNDNINCYNILKHRHAVEIEQHASDLCGNAIRVTFVPSLVPMTRGMLACVYATLKTECDPLVMMEMYYADKPFVRVRNAPPHTKMTSGTNFADVYAARHGNALVAMCAIDNLMRGASSQALANANIMMGLDETLGIPKIAYVP, encoded by the coding sequence TTGAAAGCCATTAATGTCGGAATCATCGGAGTCAGCGGCTATACGGGTTTAGAACTCGTTAAAATGCTTGTCAGCCATCCGATTTTTACGTTGACGTACTGCGCCAATACGGAGGGTGAAACCACCATTGCCGCATTGCACCCCTCATTAGCCGGTGTGTGCGATTTGTCGGTGGATAAGGTCGATTTGGATCGTGCTGCGGCATCGTGCGAGCTGATTTTTTTGGCACTTCCGCACAAAACAGCAATGCAGACGGCCAAAGGGCTATTGGAACGCGGTGTCAAAGTCGTTGATCTTTCCGCAGATTACCGACTCTCACAGGAAAATTACGAAGCTTTCTATTGCGAGCACGAAGACATTGAGAACCTTTCGCATGCGGTCTACTCGATTCCCGAACTTCACGGAAATCGTGCAGAAGGGGCACAGCTCATCGCCAATCCCGGTTGTCACGTGACGGCGGCTTTGATGGCACTGGCACCGTTTTTGGATCAGATTGATCTTGGCACCCCTATTTTTATCGATTCGAAAACAGGGGTATCCGGTGCGGGCAAATCTCCTTCGGCAGGGACGCATTACGTGAGCGTCAATGACAATATCAACTGCTATAACATTCTCAAGCACCGTCATGCGGTTGAGATTGAACAGCATGCGAGCGATCTGTGCGGCAATGCTATCCGTGTCACGTTTGTTCCTTCCCTTGTGCCAATGACACGCGGGATGCTTGCGTGTGTGTATGCAACCTTGAAAACCGAATGCGATCCGCTGGTGATGATGGAAATGTATTATGCCGATAAACCGTTTGTGCGTGTCCGCAATGCTCCTCCGCACACCAAAATGACGTCGGGAACTAATTTTGCGGACGTATATGCGGCACGTCACGGCAATGCACTCGTTGCGATGTGCGCGATTGATAATTTAATGCGCGGAGCCAGTTCACAAGCTCTTGCCAATGCAAATATAATGATGGGATTGGATGAAACACTCGGCATTCCTAAAATCGCATATGTCCCCTAA
- the greA gene encoding transcription elongation factor GreA, with protein MEQKEPMTKYGFQRLSDELNTLKNVDLPAVNVEIDRAKEYGDLKENSEYHAAREKQAFIGSRIAELGEVISRAQIVDPSELEHARVSFGSTVVLCDLDNDKEVTYTIVGGCESNPERGLISFNSPLAKQLLGREEGDDFKARLPGGEKSFEVLEVKYQEIVFESH; from the coding sequence GTGGAACAAAAAGAACCCATGACCAAATACGGGTTTCAGCGATTAAGTGATGAGCTGAATACCCTCAAAAATGTCGATTTACCGGCAGTTAATGTTGAGATAGACCGTGCCAAAGAGTACGGCGATTTAAAAGAGAATTCCGAATATCATGCCGCACGCGAAAAACAGGCGTTTATCGGTAGCCGAATAGCTGAACTTGGAGAAGTCATTTCCCGTGCTCAGATCGTTGATCCGAGTGAACTTGAACATGCCCGAGTGAGTTTCGGCTCTACCGTCGTATTATGTGACCTCGATAATGATAAAGAGGTAACCTATACAATCGTCGGCGGATGTGAAAGCAATCCGGAACGCGGCCTGATTTCGTTTAATTCACCGCTTGCGAAACAGCTTTTAGGCCGAGAAGAGGGGGATGATTTTAAAGCCCGCCTTCCGGGCGGCGAAAAGTCATTCGAAGTATTAGAGGTCAAATATCAGGAGATCGTATTTGAAAGCCATTAA
- a CDS encoding chemotaxis protein, translating to MKGQGDVLKVGTNEMELVDFRIFKREGDEIYEGIYGVNVAKVREIIRFPKLTELPGTPDFIEGIFDLRGVVIPVVNLAKWMGVDAPEEMARESRVIITEFNNILIGFVVHEAKRIRRINWKDIEPASFMSSSGGLDGSKITGVTRIEDDGVLLILDLEGVVQELGLYQPSSGKLEDGKYRFSGHVLLLDDSSTARRIIKEALEQMGFDVIEATDGQQGLKILEDLYRAYGTNLSSKLRLIASDIEMPLMDGFHFAANVKSDERFKMIPIVFNSSISDHFSEIRGKEAGGEAYLVKFDSNLFYDEVARVVRAHIL from the coding sequence ATGAAGGGACAAGGTGATGTTTTAAAAGTCGGCACAAACGAGATGGAGTTGGTCGATTTTCGTATATTCAAACGCGAAGGCGATGAAATATATGAGGGGATATACGGGGTGAATGTCGCCAAGGTACGCGAAATAATTCGGTTCCCGAAATTGACGGAACTTCCGGGAACTCCCGATTTTATCGAGGGAATTTTTGATTTGCGCGGTGTGGTTATCCCGGTAGTCAATTTGGCTAAATGGATGGGGGTGGATGCACCTGAGGAGATGGCCAGAGAATCTCGGGTGATTATTACCGAATTCAATAACATTCTCATCGGTTTCGTCGTTCATGAAGCCAAACGAATTCGCCGCATTAACTGGAAAGACATTGAACCGGCTTCTTTTATGTCTTCTTCGGGGGGATTGGACGGTTCTAAAATTACGGGAGTTACCCGAATCGAAGATGATGGTGTTTTATTGATTTTAGACCTGGAAGGTGTTGTTCAAGAACTCGGACTCTATCAACCCTCCAGCGGCAAACTCGAAGACGGAAAATATCGTTTCAGCGGCCACGTTTTATTGCTTGATGACAGTTCTACGGCACGACGGATAATCAAAGAGGCGTTGGAACAAATGGGCTTTGATGTTATCGAAGCGACGGACGGTCAGCAGGGACTTAAAATTTTGGAAGATTTGTACCGGGCGTACGGTACGAACCTCTCTTCCAAACTGCGCCTTATCGCTTCGGATATTGAGATGCCGTTAATGGACGGATTCCATTTTGCCGCCAATGTAAAATCGGATGAGCGATTTAAAATGATTCCTATCGTGTTTAACTCTTCTATCAGTGACCACTTTAGTGAGATACGCGGTAAAGAAGCAGGCGGAGAGGCCTATTTGGTCAAATTTGATTCGAATTTATTTTACGATGAAGTAGCACGTGTCGTACGTGCTCATATTCTATAG
- a CDS encoding GGDEF domain-containing protein codes for MEPLHPIYHHFLEILDVAFQPIVDIHSGAIFGVEALLRGTDTLGYDSIASFFDRLYEENILYTFDLRLREKVIEKFSLIEGYENIKLFYNIDNRVLEMTNFSKGNTVHILRRYGIDTKAMVFEVSEHNEIIDTEHFTKLMLHYRDEGFCIAIDDFGIGHSGYKLLYHCAPDIIKIDRFFLTSIDKEPKKKLLARNMVQLATLLGCRVIAEGVENERELLVCKEIGCQMVQGYFIQRPTLDCTQIMHKYPQVASNFVQNKRSKSDENIILKRLEVLKPIMIGDSMESLLNLLNENKEMFLVPVVDTSMHPIGIVHEHQLKSIACSPYGRSLTQNRSSNLSALETYIEPIPVVDLTMPLETIIELFSLSQNAPGVLVMESSRYIGYLSAREMIEVVHERNLIRARDENPLTRLPGNFRINEYTASIIESGTDAVLAYFDFDHFKPYNDYYGFRNGDRVILLFTDLMHKVLSQEYFKGHIGGDDFFVGATLKNEHTFDRVCNEIERLILTFSDEVREFYEPKDRERGCIVAEDREGNMREFKLLGVSSVVVRMGGTSAIATSEHLQRTFAIEKKTAKKSPNHMSIIGY; via the coding sequence ATGGAACCATTACACCCTATTTATCATCATTTTCTCGAAATTTTGGATGTGGCATTTCAGCCGATTGTCGACATCCATTCCGGGGCAATTTTTGGAGTTGAAGCTTTGCTACGCGGGACGGATACGCTCGGGTATGACTCTATTGCCTCATTTTTTGATCGATTGTACGAAGAAAATATCCTCTATACCTTCGATTTGCGTCTTCGTGAGAAGGTCATTGAAAAATTCTCTTTGATCGAAGGATACGAGAATATAAAGCTTTTCTACAATATCGATAACCGTGTTTTGGAAATGACCAATTTTTCCAAAGGAAATACGGTCCATATCCTCAGACGCTACGGTATCGATACCAAAGCCATGGTATTTGAAGTTTCGGAACATAATGAGATTATCGATACGGAACATTTCACCAAACTTATGCTTCATTACCGCGATGAAGGGTTTTGCATCGCGATTGACGATTTCGGAATAGGGCATTCAGGCTACAAACTGCTCTATCACTGCGCACCGGATATTATCAAAATCGACCGTTTTTTCTTAACCTCGATCGATAAAGAGCCGAAAAAAAAGCTGTTGGCACGCAATATGGTCCAGCTTGCAACCTTGTTGGGATGCCGTGTAATCGCCGAAGGGGTTGAAAACGAACGGGAACTGCTGGTGTGTAAAGAGATCGGATGTCAGATGGTGCAGGGGTATTTCATCCAACGCCCTACACTTGACTGTACCCAAATAATGCATAAGTATCCTCAGGTGGCGAGTAACTTCGTTCAGAATAAACGTTCAAAAAGTGACGAAAATATTATTCTGAAACGGCTTGAAGTGCTAAAACCGATTATGATCGGGGACAGTATGGAGAGCTTGCTGAATTTGCTTAATGAAAATAAAGAGATGTTTTTGGTGCCGGTTGTCGACACGTCGATGCATCCGATAGGGATTGTGCATGAGCATCAGTTAAAATCAATCGCCTGTTCCCCATACGGCCGCTCGTTAACCCAAAATCGCTCTTCGAATCTTTCGGCATTGGAGACGTATATCGAACCGATTCCCGTCGTTGATTTGACGATGCCTCTGGAGACGATTATTGAGCTTTTTTCCCTTTCTCAAAACGCTCCTGGGGTTTTGGTGATGGAGTCTTCGCGTTACATAGGCTATCTCAGTGCACGGGAGATGATTGAAGTGGTCCATGAACGCAATCTCATTCGTGCACGGGACGAGAACCCTCTGACACGTTTGCCGGGGAACTTTAGAATCAATGAATATACCGCCTCTATCATCGAAAGCGGAACGGATGCGGTATTGGCGTATTTTGATTTTGACCATTTTAAACCCTATAACGATTATTACGGATTTCGCAACGGAGATCGGGTCATTTTGCTGTTTACCGATTTAATGCATAAAGTCCTTTCTCAGGAGTATTTCAAAGGACACATCGGCGGCGATGATTTTTTTGTCGGGGCAACATTGAAGAATGAGCATACCTTTGATCGGGTATGCAATGAAATCGAGAGACTCATACTTACTTTCAGTGATGAGGTCCGGGAATTTTATGAGCCAAAAGACCGTGAACGCGGATGTATCGTCGCTGAGGATCGAGAAGGTAATATGCGTGAGTTTAAATTGCTCGGAGTGAGCTCTGTCGTGGTCAGGATGGGGGGTACATCGGCCATCGCCACCTCCGAACATCTTCAACGAACATTTGCCATAGAGAAAAAAACGGCGAAAAAATCACCCAATCATATGAGTATCATCGGGTATTGA
- a CDS encoding chemotaxis protein CheW, producing MDEFQEILQDFLVESFELIEQLDQDLVELESRPDDLDLLNRIFRVAHTIKGASSFLNFDVLTHLTHHMENLLNMARHGDLVIDADVMDVILESIDLMKALLVRIRDSGEDSGLEISGCVMRLDAVANGTALGETVAPPAAPAAPVSKPEPVVTAAAVEEEPDYAGMSDAEVEAEIERLLAQRQAEDAAKRASHAAAASTPVAAEEEEPDYSGMSEAEVEAEIERLIAVRQAEDAAKRAQKKEEEKAPKAEPTPAPVPVAPPVAAPQPKVETKPAPVARRAEAKEDGEARGGSSVEQTIRVDVKRLDHLMNLIGELVLGKNRLIKINDDVEERYEGEAFLEELNQVVSIVSLVTTDLQIAVMKTRMLPIGKVFNKFPRMIRDLSRELNKKIELEITGEETELDKSIVEEIGDPLVHIIRNSCDHGIETPEVRLASGKEETGTIHLKAYHEGNHIVIQIVDDGKGLDADMLKSKSIEKGVITEKEADGMSEKEAFGLIFRPGFSTATQVTSVSGRGVGMDVVKTNIEKLNGMIDIDSEVGQGTSMKLKIPLTLAIIQALLVGVQEEYYAIPLASVLETVRISKDEIYTVESRSVMRLRDEVLSLVHIGDIFEVERVFDNSEHAYVVVLGLAESKIGLIVDSLVGQEEIVIKSLGEYLKGIEGIAGATIRGDGGVTLIVDVAALMQMAKSVKSTVGQESSEAKGRGGAKNSASDYCVMIVDDSKTDRTIMRKSLEPMGITLVEATDGVEALNILKQGDHIFDAMLIDIEMPRMDGYSLAAEIKKYNKYKNLPLIAVTSRTGKADRMRGVESGMVEYITKPYSPEYLMNVVKRNIKFNEGL from the coding sequence ATGGATGAATTTCAAGAGATATTACAAGATTTTTTGGTTGAGTCGTTTGAACTGATTGAACAACTGGATCAGGATCTTGTCGAGTTGGAGTCCCGACCTGATGATTTGGATTTGCTTAACCGTATTTTCCGGGTAGCGCATACGATCAAAGGGGCAAGTTCTTTTTTAAATTTCGATGTTTTGACCCATTTGACCCACCATATGGAAAATCTGTTGAATATGGCACGTCACGGAGACTTGGTGATTGATGCGGATGTCATGGACGTAATCCTCGAATCGATCGATTTGATGAAAGCTCTTCTCGTACGTATCCGCGACAGCGGCGAAGATTCAGGATTAGAGATTTCAGGATGCGTTATGCGTCTTGATGCCGTTGCAAACGGAACGGCTTTAGGAGAAACAGTTGCGCCGCCTGCTGCCCCGGCAGCCCCTGTATCCAAACCTGAACCGGTTGTGACAGCAGCTGCGGTCGAAGAAGAACCCGATTATGCCGGAATGAGCGATGCGGAAGTAGAAGCGGAAATCGAACGTCTTTTAGCACAGCGTCAAGCCGAAGATGCTGCCAAACGAGCGAGTCATGCCGCTGCGGCAAGTACACCGGTAGCAGCAGAAGAGGAAGAACCGGATTATTCGGGGATGAGCGAAGCCGAAGTCGAAGCGGAGATTGAACGTCTTATTGCCGTTCGTCAGGCCGAAGATGCGGCAAAACGGGCACAGAAAAAAGAGGAAGAAAAAGCACCGAAGGCTGAACCGACTCCAGCACCGGTACCGGTTGCTCCGCCAGTTGCGGCACCTCAGCCAAAAGTTGAGACAAAACCGGCTCCGGTTGCACGACGAGCCGAAGCGAAAGAGGATGGGGAAGCCCGTGGCGGTTCTTCGGTAGAGCAGACGATTCGTGTCGATGTCAAACGGCTGGATCATTTGATGAACCTGATCGGAGAATTGGTTTTAGGTAAAAACCGCCTTATTAAAATAAATGATGACGTTGAGGAACGATACGAGGGGGAAGCCTTCCTCGAAGAGCTGAACCAGGTCGTATCGATCGTCTCTTTGGTTACGACGGATTTACAGATTGCCGTTATGAAAACACGGATGTTGCCGATCGGAAAAGTCTTTAACAAATTCCCTCGGATGATTCGTGACCTTTCCCGTGAACTGAATAAAAAAATCGAACTTGAGATTACAGGGGAAGAGACGGAACTCGATAAATCAATCGTTGAAGAGATCGGGGATCCGTTGGTCCATATTATCCGTAATTCGTGCGATCACGGGATTGAAACGCCGGAAGTTCGTCTTGCTTCCGGTAAGGAAGAGACAGGAACTATCCATCTCAAAGCGTATCATGAAGGGAACCATATCGTTATTCAAATTGTTGATGACGGAAAAGGGCTTGATGCGGATATGCTCAAATCCAAGTCAATCGAAAAAGGGGTTATTACCGAGAAAGAGGCCGACGGTATGTCTGAAAAAGAGGCATTCGGTCTTATTTTCCGCCCGGGATTCTCGACGGCTACACAAGTTACGAGTGTGTCTGGACGCGGCGTCGGAATGGACGTGGTTAAAACCAATATTGAAAAACTTAACGGTATGATCGACATCGACTCCGAAGTGGGTCAAGGGACGTCGATGAAACTCAAAATCCCACTTACCCTTGCGATTATCCAAGCGCTATTGGTCGGGGTTCAGGAAGAGTATTATGCGATCCCTCTCGCATCGGTCCTTGAAACGGTACGTATCAGCAAAGATGAGATTTACACGGTTGAGAGTCGTTCGGTTATGCGTTTGCGTGATGAAGTTCTCTCTTTGGTACACATCGGGGATATCTTTGAAGTGGAGCGGGTCTTTGACAACAGCGAGCATGCATATGTCGTTGTATTGGGACTTGCAGAGAGTAAAATCGGCCTGATCGTCGATTCATTGGTAGGCCAAGAAGAGATCGTTATCAAATCTCTCGGCGAATATCTGAAAGGGATCGAAGGGATTGCCGGAGCGACCATTCGCGGGGATGGCGGCGTAACTTTGATTGTCGATGTCGCAGCTTTGATGCAAATGGCAAAATCGGTCAAATCGACTGTCGGACAAGAGAGTTCGGAGGCAAAAGGGCGCGGCGGGGCTAAAAACTCAGCCAGCGATTATTGTGTCATGATCGTGGATGATTCCAAAACCGACCGTACGATTATGCGTAAATCGTTAGAACCGATGGGGATTACTCTTGTCGAAGCGACGGACGGTGTCGAAGCTCTGAATATCCTGAAACAAGGTGATCATATCTTTGATGCGATGTTAATCGATATCGAGATGCCGCGTATGGACGGATACAGTTTGGCTGCCGAGATCAAAAAATACAACAAGTATAAAAATCTTCCGCTCATTGCCGTCACATCCCGAACCGGAAAAGCCGATCGGATGCGTGGAGTAGAATCGGGAATGGTTGAGTACATCACGAAACCGTATTCACCGGAAT